The following coding sequences are from one Oryzisolibacter sp. LB2S window:
- a CDS encoding MBL fold metallo-hydrolase has translation MNPQATAAPADIPADTPADARTDRHGLSYPCGQPPAAGSAREIAPGLWWIRMPLPFSLDHINLWALRDGDGWALVDTGIWSDATATAWRQLFADVLTGPVTRVFVTHMHPDHIGMAGWLTRKFGCRLWISRLEYLSCRALSVDTGREAPDDAIGFIQRAGWNDEAVETYRTRFGSFGKLIYALPDSYRRLHDGEEITIGGHRWRVLMGTGHSPEHACLYCPDLKLLISGDQVLPGISSNVSVFPAEPDANPLADWLQSLDRIERELPGDLLVLPSHNEPFLGLHQRVGALRAGEMRGLERLRAALDQPRRVVDLYEVLFARPVGADNMQMSLATGETLAHLNYLLARGEITRTLGDDGCFWYQRVAAA, from the coding sequence ATGAACCCGCAAGCCACCGCCGCCCCCGCTGACATCCCTGCCGACACCCCAGCCGATGCACGCACAGACCGCCATGGCCTGAGCTACCCCTGCGGGCAGCCGCCGGCCGCGGGCAGCGCCAGGGAGATCGCCCCCGGCCTGTGGTGGATACGCATGCCGCTGCCCTTCAGCCTGGACCACATCAACCTGTGGGCGCTGCGCGACGGCGATGGCTGGGCACTGGTGGATACGGGCATCTGGTCCGACGCCACGGCCACCGCCTGGCGCCAGTTGTTTGCCGATGTGCTGACGGGGCCGGTGACGCGCGTCTTCGTGACCCACATGCACCCCGACCATATCGGCATGGCCGGCTGGCTGACGCGCAAGTTCGGCTGCCGGCTGTGGATCAGCCGCCTGGAGTACCTGAGCTGCCGCGCGCTCAGCGTGGACACCGGGCGCGAGGCGCCCGACGACGCCATTGGCTTCATCCAGCGTGCGGGCTGGAACGACGAGGCGGTGGAGACCTACCGCACGCGCTTTGGCAGTTTTGGCAAGCTGATCTACGCGCTGCCCGACAGCTACCGGCGGCTGCACGATGGCGAGGAGATCACGATTGGCGGGCACCGCTGGCGCGTGCTCATGGGCACGGGCCATTCGCCCGAGCATGCCTGCCTGTACTGCCCCGATCTGAAGCTGCTGATATCGGGCGACCAGGTGCTGCCGGGCATTTCATCAAACGTGTCGGTGTTCCCGGCAGAGCCCGACGCCAACCCGCTGGCCGACTGGCTGCAGTCGCTCGACCGGATCGAGCGCGAACTGCCGGGCGACCTGCTGGTGCTGCCCTCGCACAACGAGCCCTTCCTCGGCCTGCATCAGCGCGTTGGCGCGCTGCGGGCCGGCGAGATGCGCGGCCTCGAGCGCCTGCGCGCGGCCCTGGATCAGCCGCGGCGCGTGGTCGATCTGTACGAGGTGCTGTTCGCGCGCCCCGTGGGGGCCGACAACATGCAGATGAGCCTGGCCACGGGCGAAACCCTGGCGCACCTGAACTATCTGCTCGCGCGCGGCGAGATCACCCGGACGTTGGGAGACGACGGCTGCTTCTGGTATCAACGGGTGGCTGCGGCATGA
- the gcvT gene encoding glycine cleavage system aminomethyltransferase GcvT: MILSTTELLTTPLNALHLELGARMVPFAGYSMPVQYPTGLMTEHLHTREHAGLFDVSHMGQLKLIGPDAAAALESLMPVDVIGLPVGKQRYGLLLNDEGGVIDDLMFFNQGNDTLFLIVNGACKAGDIAHIQARIGHRCQVVTMPTQGLVALQGPQAVTALARLVPGVEQLVFMSGASFAWNGAELFITRSGYTGEDGFEISVPGDQAEQLARALLAQPEVKPIGLGARNSLRLEAGLCLYGNDIDTTTTPAEAALNWAIQKVRRTGGARAGGFPGADKVLAQIDDASLLTRKRVGLVAKERVPVREPAPLENMDGQSIGQVTSGLLAPSLNQPIALAYVQPDYAQPGTEIFAMVRGKPVPMVVTPTPFLPPRYHRG; this comes from the coding sequence ATGATCTTGTCCACCACCGAGCTCCTGACCACTCCCCTGAACGCCCTGCACCTCGAACTGGGCGCCCGCATGGTGCCGTTTGCCGGCTACTCCATGCCCGTGCAATACCCGACGGGCCTGATGACCGAGCATCTGCACACGCGCGAGCACGCGGGCCTGTTCGACGTCTCGCACATGGGTCAGCTCAAGCTCATCGGCCCCGACGCCGCGGCCGCGCTCGAGAGCCTGATGCCCGTGGACGTGATCGGCCTGCCCGTGGGCAAGCAGCGCTACGGCCTGCTGCTCAACGACGAGGGCGGCGTGATCGACGACCTGATGTTCTTCAACCAGGGCAACGACACGCTGTTCCTGATCGTCAACGGCGCCTGCAAGGCCGGCGACATCGCCCATATTCAGGCGCGCATCGGCCACCGCTGCCAGGTCGTGACCATGCCCACCCAGGGCCTGGTCGCGCTGCAGGGCCCGCAGGCCGTCACGGCCCTGGCGCGCCTGGTGCCGGGCGTGGAGCAGCTGGTGTTCATGAGTGGCGCCAGCTTCGCCTGGAACGGCGCCGAGCTGTTCATCACGCGCAGCGGCTACACCGGCGAGGACGGGTTCGAGATCTCCGTGCCCGGCGACCAGGCCGAGCAGCTCGCCCGCGCGCTGCTGGCCCAGCCCGAGGTCAAGCCCATTGGCCTGGGCGCGCGCAATTCCCTGCGTCTGGAGGCCGGCCTGTGCCTGTACGGCAACGACATCGACACCACCACCACGCCCGCCGAGGCCGCACTCAACTGGGCCATACAGAAGGTGCGCCGCACGGGCGGCGCGCGCGCCGGGGGCTTTCCGGGTGCGGACAAGGTGCTCGCGCAGATCGACGACGCGAGCCTGCTCACGCGCAAGCGCGTGGGCCTGGTGGCCAAGGAGCGCGTGCCCGTGCGCGAGCCCGCGCCGCTTGAGAACATGGACGGCCAGTCCATCGGCCAGGTGACCAGCGGGCTGCTCGCGCCCTCGCTCAACCAGCCCATCGCGCTGGCCTATGTGCAGCCCGACTACGCCCAGCCCGGCACCGAGATCTTTGCCATGGTGCGCGGCAAGCCCGTGCCCATGGTGGTCACGCCCACGCCCTTCCTGCCGCCGCGCTACCACCGCGGCTGA
- the gcvH gene encoding glycine cleavage system protein GcvH, which translates to MSIKFSKDHEWVNAADAGAAVVGITVHAQDALGDVVFVDLPEVGKTYAQGDVAGVVESVKAAADVYMPVGGEVVEVNEELRADPSLANSDPQGAGWFFKVKLANAAELDALMDEAAYQAFAASA; encoded by the coding sequence ATGAGCATCAAATTTTCCAAGGACCACGAGTGGGTCAACGCCGCCGACGCCGGCGCCGCCGTGGTCGGCATCACCGTGCATGCGCAGGACGCGCTCGGCGACGTGGTGTTTGTCGACCTGCCCGAAGTGGGCAAGACCTACGCCCAGGGCGACGTGGCCGGCGTGGTCGAATCGGTGAAGGCCGCGGCCGACGTGTACATGCCCGTCGGCGGCGAGGTGGTCGAGGTCAACGAGGAGCTGCGCGCCGACCCGTCGCTGGCCAACAGCGACCCCCAGGGTGCCGGCTGGTTCTTCAAGGTCAAGCTCGCCAACGCGGCCGAGCTCGACGCCCTCATGGACGAGGCCGCCTACCAGGCATTTGCCGCCAGCGCCTGA